The DNA region CGACAAAGGCGAGTCCCTCGGGCAGCATGTGCCAGTCCCACCATTTGCTCGTGAACCCTTCGACGAGCCATTCGTGGAACGCCTTGTTCTGGCGGGGGAGCTCGTCCCGCCAGTGAGGCCAGCGAAAGGCGTGCTCGACAAAGGGGTCGTAATAGTCAAAGGCGATGTAGTCGAGCGGGCGCCTCGGGGAGGAGTAGAGCACATCGACCAGCCGGTCCCAGCTATCCCCTAGGGAGCAGGCGTAAGCCAGGAAGTGCTGCAGCATTTTGATGGCGCTTCCGAGGAACCTGCGCCCGAGGGAAAGGGTGGGGAATCGGGCGCGCCCGAACTCCCGGTCGAGACGGCGGGCGTTTTCCCAGAGGTGGGAAAAGATCCGCTGCTTGGGGATCCCACGGTGCTGGCAGTGGAGGAGGTCGAGCCACGCCTGATCGAGCCAGTAGAGGTTGTTCGCGTAATTGTTGAACCCGACCAGCGGGCGGATCGGGGTGTCCCGATAGAGGTCGTGGATGACGCGGTAGGCGCGGATATGGGCTTCCAACAGATGCATGAGCGTCTTGGCCGCCGGGTGCACTCCTCGGGCGGGGCCGGTGGGAAAATAGCCGTAGAGGTAGTGGCAGGCCGCAAGCATGTTGGGCTCGTTCGTCGTGAGGTAAACGCGGGGCGGGAGGACGCCGTGCCTTTCGGCGAGCAGGGAGAGGAGAGATTGGACTGTATGGCGGACATAGGCGACGTAGTGGTCGATCGTCTCGGTGTGGAGCCAGGCATCCAGGCCGAGCCAAGCCGGGTGGGTAAAATGGTGGAGAGTGACGATCGGCTCGAGTCGGAGGAGACGGCAGTGGGCCAGGATCTCGGCATACCGCTCGAGAGCGCCGGAGTCGAAAGGAGGCGGTGCTGCGCCCCTATCCGGGTCGGGAAGAATGCGGATCGGCTGGATGCGGCTCCAGGAAAGCTCGAGCCGAAAGGAGTTGAGTCCAAGCCGGGCCGCCCTCTCCAGGTCGGCTTCGGCCAGCTCCCAGAAATTGCTGGCCCGTCCAGAGATCTCGACCAGCCGGTCCCGTTCGGCCCAAGCCCAATTGTTGAGAGGTTCTCCGGCCCCGTTGATCCCCCCCTCGTGCTGATAGCCGGAAGTGGCCACACCCCAGAGGAATTCGGGGAAGGCGGTGGCGACGTCCGAAAGAAAAGCACGGGAAGGAATTCCCGGAAGGCCGAAACTCTTACCTAGAGTCGCACTGCCTTGGCCGCCTGGGCGATCTGTTCTTTTTGTTTGCGATTGATCCAAATCGGTTCTGGCTCCTGGGCTTCGTCTTCGAGAAGGCGGCGGACAATGATCTGCGCGGCGTTGGGGTGGGCCGCGTTCCGAGCCGCCGTCCGCATCACCTGCAAGCGGGAAGGATTGCCGAGAAGGGAGTCAACCTTGTAAGCGAGGGTGGTGAACTCGTGGCATTTGACCGCAGCACCCTGCTCCAGCAGGTAATCGCTGTTCAGCTCTTCCTGGCCGGGGATGGGGGCCACGATGACCATCGGCAGCCCCCTGGCCATCGCTTCTGAGGCGGTAAGACCGCCGGGCTTGCCGATCAGGAGGTCGGCAGCGGCCATCCACCGGTGCATCTCTTGGGTGTAGCCGAACACTTTCAGAGGGGAAGATGCCCTCCATTCGGCTTTCGTCTTCAAGAGCCGCTCGCGGAGAGAAGGGTTCTTGCCGCAGATGACCACGATCTGGACGAGCGTGGAAAGGCTGCGGAGGGATTCGACAACCACCTCTGCGGGTCCGACGCCGAGGGCGCCGGCGGAGACCAAAAGGAGGGGGAGGTGCGGGTCGACCCCCAGGGCCCGACGCGCGTCGGAGCGGGCGAGCGGCACAGAAAACACGGGGTCGATCGGGATCCCGCTGACAGTGATCCGCTCTTCCGGCAGACCGAGGCGGCTCAAGTGGACGCGCGTCTCTTCGGTGGCGACGAAGTAACGGTGGAAAAGGCGGCAGAGCCACATAGCATGGAAATGGAAATCGGTCACGACAATCGAAAGGCGCGTGCGCAATCGAGCCTGGGAGATCAAGTGAGAGATCAGCTCCGCCGGAAGGAAGTGGGTGCAGACGGTGATGTCGGGGGCGTAGCTTTCGAGGAATTCGACGAGCGGGCCGGTATTGAGCCGATCGAGCATCAGCCGCATCCGGTCGGTCTTCCACGGCTCGTCGGTCATCTTGTACCACCAGCCGAGAAAGGCAGGCGCTTTTTCCACGAGCTGGATGTAGAGGCTCGAATAGAAATCGCGAAAGATCTTGTTCGTGAACTTGAGGGCGTCGAGGGTCAGGACTTCGTCGGTTTCCGGTTGGCGGCGGAAGACCTTGCCCAGCGCCTCGGCTGCGCGAAGATGCCCCGTGCCGGCGCTCGTGGAAAGGATGAGAACGCGTCGACGAAACATGGCGCGGGCCTTTCCTTATCGATTGGGGGCGGGCTGCGGCGGCTGCGCCGGATTCGCCCCTTGGTAGAGGACGACCTTGCTATGGCCGTCGACCTGCATCTGGTCGGTGTCCCGAAACAGGGTGATGACCGTTCCGGTCACATGGTTCTGATCATCGATCACCTCCGGATTTCCCGTCATGATGAGCTTGTTCTCCGCGACGATGTATTCCATCTGTTGGGACTTGCCTGTCCTCTTCGGCTGCTCGAGAAGGGCATCGCCGCGGGCGATCAGCCGCTTCACCTGGCTGCCGCTCTCATCGAAGAAGACGGTCATCTCGTTGGATCGCAGGCGCATGTTGTTGGTGATCATGATGACGTTCCCGTTAAAAAAGCCCTGATGGATATTCATGTCCAGCCGGAAGGTGTTGGAGGTGACGACCGTAGCGTCCGGATGCGCCTGCAACTCCGGCGGCTTCGCCTCCGGAAACTGAGCATGAAGCTCGGAGGGCCCGCCGGCGATGAGAACCAGCAGGCAGGCTGCGAGAGGAAGGAGGGATTTCATGGCGTCGATTCCAACGGCTTTAAGAGAGGCGGTCCGCCGGACCGCAAAGCGGGAGCTCCGTTGCCGGCGCTCTCCTGCCTGGCGGGCTTGGCCAGGGGGAGATGATAGAGGACGACGCGGACGTTTTGGCGGAAGACGCCGCGGTGCCCGCCGACCTCCCAGTCCATGATCTGGCTCGTCAGCCGCAGATCGGGCCGCTCGATCACCGCTCCCGATTGCGTGCTCAGCCGGCCCTCCAGCTTCCAGAGGTCGCACCGCGGCGAAAGAATCGTGGTGCTCACCTTGCCTTGGTCGTAGAGGTCGATCTTCATATCCAGGATTTCGGTCCGGTTGACGCTAATCGCCCGGGCTTCGCGGCCGGTGATGATGCCGTCGAGCTGGCCTTGGGAGTTCCGTTGCGGGAGGCGGAACTCCTTGACGACCGATCCAAGCGGGATCGAAGCCGAGTCGGCGGCCGACCGCTCCGAGAAAGCGAGGATCACCGCCCAGCAGAGCGCTAGGAGCAGGAAAGCCGGGGAGAGGGAGACCTCCCGCGGCGGGCGGGTCCCTCGACGGACAGGCTGGGGATCCCCGTTTTTAGGCAGGCTCGCCGGGTTCGGCCGCTTCATGGATTTTCAAGAGCTTCTCGAGGACAGAGGGGACTTGCGCCAGGGGAATCATGGTCGCTCCGTCGGAAGGGGATTCTTCGGGTGCGGGATGGGTCTCCAGGAAGAGTCCGTCGATTCCCACGGCGACGGCCGCCCGCGCCAAGGGATAGGCCAGATCCCGGTCTCCTCCGGAAGCGGAGCCGAGAGCGCTCGGCTTCTGGACCGAGTGGGTGGCATCGAAGATGACGCGGTGACCGCTCTTTCGCATCCGCACTAGATTTCGCATATCGACGACGAGGTCATGATAGCCGAACGAAGTCCCCCTCTCGGTAAAAAAGAAGTGGGAGCAGCCCGCCGAGCGGAGCTTTTCGGCAATCCGGTCGACGTCCGAGGCGGCAAGAAACTGCCCCTTCTTCACGTTGACAGGCTTCCCCGTCTCGGCGGCGGCCAAGAGAAGGTCGGTCTGCCGGGAAAGAAACGCAGGGATCTGCAGCAGGTCGACCACCGCCGCGACGGGCGCGGCCTGGGCGCTCTCGTGGATGTCGGTGGTCACCGGGATGCCCAGCTTTTCGCGGATGCGCCCCAAGGTTTCGAGGCCGGCGGCCAATCCCGGGCCCCGGTAGGAACCCAGGGACGATCGGTTGGCCTTGTCGAAGGAAGCTTTGAAGCAGAAAGGGATCCCGAGCCGTGCGGTGGTTTCCCGCAGGCTTGCGGCGATCTGAAGCGCCAGAGGCTCGGATTCTAACACGCAGGGTCCGGCGATGAGGAAAAAAGATCGACTCTTCGGGAACATGGGACTATCCGGCCGGGGTGCGGAGCGCTTCCCGCAAAAAGCCAGAGAAAAGGGGATGGGGGGAGTTGGGCCGGGAATGAAATTCCGGGTGGAACTGGCAACCCACGAACCAGGGGTGGTCGGTCAGCTCCAGCAGCTCGACCAGCTTGCTGTCCTCGGTGGTTCCCGCCACCGCGAAGCCCGAGCGCGCGAACGCTTCGCGGTAGGCGTTGTTGAACTCGTAGCGGTGGCGGTGGCGCTCCCGTGTCGTCATCGCCTGATAGGCGGCCTGACACTTGGTCCCGGGAACCAGCCGGCAGAGGGAAGCGCCCAGCCGCATCGAGGCTCCTTTTTGCACCGTCTGATGCTGTTCCTCGAGAAGGCAGATCACTGGGTCGGGCGTCGCCGGACAGAACTCGGTGCTGTGCGCCTCCGGCAAGCCGAGGACGTTCCGGGCGAACTCGACGGCGGCGATCTGCATGCCCAAGCAGAGGCCGAGGTAGGGGATCTTTCGCTCCCGGGCGAAGCGAGCCGCCTCGATCTTTCCCTGAACGCCCCGGTGGCCGAAGCCTCCCGGCACGATGATGCCCTGCGCCTTCCCGAGCAGGTCCTCCGGACCTCGCTTCTCCACCTCCTCCGCATCGACCGGGATCAGATCGATTCCGGTTTGGAGTGCCGCGCCCGCATGCGCCAGGGCCTCGTTTACGCTCTTGTATGCGTCGTGATGCTCGATGTATTTGCCGACCATGGCGATCCGCACTCGGTACTTCGGCGCGAGGATCTGCTGGAGAAACTTTTCCCACTCCCGCAGGTCCGCGGGGGGCAGCGCCAAGCGGAGGGAACGGACGACCAGCTCGTCAAGCCGCTCCTTTTGGAGGAGGAGCGGTAGCTCGTAGATCGAATGCTCCAGGTCGATTTCCTCGACGACTGCCTCCAGCGGAACGCTGCAATAGAGGGCGAGCTTGGCCCGCACCTCGGGTGTGAGCGGACGCTCGGTGCGGCAGACCAGAATGTTGGGTTGGATGCCGATCTCCCGAAGCTTGGCGACACTCTGCTGGGTCGGCTTGCTCTTGAGCTCTCCGGCGGCGCGAAGGTAGGGGACCAGCGTGACATGGAGGAAGAGGGCATTGCCCGGTCCGACTTCCAGCGCAAGCTGCCGGACCGCCTCCAGGAAGGGCAATCCTTCGATGTCCCCGGTGGTTCCCCCGATTTCGGTGATGAGCAGATCGTAGTCGCCGGCGGAGGCCGCCGCGCGGATCCGTTCCTTGATTTCGTCGGTGATATGGGGAATGACCTGGACGGTCTTTCCGAGATAATCGCCGCGCCTTTCCTTGTGGATGACCGATTCGTAGATCTGGCCGGTGGTCGCGTTGTTCTTCCGGGTGAGCTTGACCGACGTGAATCGCTCGTAGTGGCCGAGATCCAGATCGGTTTCGGAGCCGTCCTCGAGCACGTAGACCTCTCCATGCTGGTAGGGGTTCATGGTGCCCGGGTCGACGTTGATGTAAGGATCGAGCTTTTGCAGGGAAATCTTGAGGCCCCGGCTTTCCAGGAGCGTACCCAAGGCAGCGGCGGTCAGTCCTTTCCCAAGGGAGCTGACCACTCCGCCCGTTATGAACACGTACTTCATCTTTGATTCACCTTTTCTTCCAAATAGGCGCGGGCTCGCTCGATGTCTTCCGGAACGTCGACGCCGAAGGATCTCATGGCGGTAGGCAGGACGATCACCGGCACGCCGTTTTCCAGGGCGCGCAACTGCTCAAGGCCTTCCGCCTGCTCCAATTCGCCCGGCGGGAAGCCGACGAAAGAGCGAAGCGCATCCGCTTGGAATGCGTAAATTCCCACGTGCGCCCACCGAGGAGGTGCGGCTGCCCCGTTGCGGACATGAGGAACGGCCGCCCGTGAAAAGTAAAGCGCGTAGCCGCGCCGGTCGCAAACCACTTTT from Methylacidimicrobium sp. AP8 includes:
- a CDS encoding CTP synthase; this translates as MKYVFITGGVVSSLGKGLTAAALGTLLESRGLKISLQKLDPYINVDPGTMNPYQHGEVYVLEDGSETDLDLGHYERFTSVKLTRKNNATTGQIYESVIHKERRGDYLGKTVQVIPHITDEIKERIRAAASAGDYDLLITEIGGTTGDIEGLPFLEAVRQLALEVGPGNALFLHVTLVPYLRAAGELKSKPTQQSVAKLREIGIQPNILVCRTERPLTPEVRAKLALYCSVPLEAVVEEIDLEHSIYELPLLLQKERLDELVVRSLRLALPPADLREWEKFLQQILAPKYRVRIAMVGKYIEHHDAYKSVNEALAHAGAALQTGIDLIPVDAEEVEKRGPEDLLGKAQGIIVPGGFGHRGVQGKIEAARFARERKIPYLGLCLGMQIAAVEFARNVLGLPEAHSTEFCPATPDPVICLLEEQHQTVQKGASMRLGASLCRLVPGTKCQAAYQAMTTRERHRHRYEFNNAYREAFARSGFAVAGTTEDSKLVELLELTDHPWFVGCQFHPEFHSRPNSPHPLFSGFLREALRTPAG
- a CDS encoding LptA/OstA family protein — protein: MKSLLPLAACLLVLIAGGPSELHAQFPEAKPPELQAHPDATVVTSNTFRLDMNIHQGFFNGNVIMITNNMRLRSNEMTVFFDESGSQVKRLIARGDALLEQPKRTGKSQQMEYIVAENKLIMTGNPEVIDDQNHVTGTVITLFRDTDQMQVDGHSKVVLYQGANPAQPPQPAPNR
- the kdsA gene encoding 3-deoxy-8-phosphooctulonate synthase, coding for MFPKSRSFFLIAGPCVLESEPLALQIAASLRETTARLGIPFCFKASFDKANRSSLGSYRGPGLAAGLETLGRIREKLGIPVTTDIHESAQAAPVAAVVDLLQIPAFLSRQTDLLLAAAETGKPVNVKKGQFLAASDVDRIAEKLRSAGCSHFFFTERGTSFGYHDLVVDMRNLVRMRKSGHRVIFDATHSVQKPSALGSASGGDRDLAYPLARAAVAVGIDGLFLETHPAPEESPSDGATMIPLAQVPSVLEKLLKIHEAAEPGEPA
- a CDS encoding glycosyltransferase; this encodes MFRRRVLILSTSAGTGHLRAAEALGKVFRRQPETDEVLTLDALKFTNKIFRDFYSSLYIQLVEKAPAFLGWWYKMTDEPWKTDRMRLMLDRLNTGPLVEFLESYAPDITVCTHFLPAELISHLISQARLRTRLSIVVTDFHFHAMWLCRLFHRYFVATEETRVHLSRLGLPEERITVSGIPIDPVFSVPLARSDARRALGVDPHLPLLLVSAGALGVGPAEVVVESLRSLSTLVQIVVICGKNPSLRERLLKTKAEWRASSPLKVFGYTQEMHRWMAAADLLIGKPGGLTASEAMARGLPMVIVAPIPGQEELNSDYLLEQGAAVKCHEFTTLAYKVDSLLGNPSRLQVMRTAARNAAHPNAAQIIVRRLLEDEAQEPEPIWINRKQKEQIAQAAKAVRL
- a CDS encoding family 1 glycosylhydrolase, which produces MPSRAFLSDVATAFPEFLWGVATSGYQHEGGINGAGEPLNNWAWAERDRLVEISGRASNFWELAEADLERAARLGLNSFRLELSWSRIQPIRILPDPDRGAAPPPFDSGALERYAEILAHCRLLRLEPIVTLHHFTHPAWLGLDAWLHTETIDHYVAYVRHTVQSLLSLLAERHGVLPPRVYLTTNEPNMLAACHYLYGYFPTGPARGVHPAAKTLMHLLEAHIRAYRVIHDLYRDTPIRPLVGFNNYANNLYWLDQAWLDLLHCQHRGIPKQRIFSHLWENARRLDREFGRARFPTLSLGRRFLGSAIKMLQHFLAYACSLGDSWDRLVDVLYSSPRRPLDYIAFDYYDPFVEHAFRWPHWRDELPRQNKAFHEWLVEGFTSKWWDWHMLPEGLAFVVEQLRRFGLPLLIAENGIAYRGDASGVLEDRPDAVRRTDYIRAHVQTVTRLWEEGAPLFGYLYWSLVDNYEWGSYAPRFGLYSAGTPGSWERKESGLEGENPAQTYAEEVARARERMSRKTLP